A genomic segment from Oncorhynchus clarkii lewisi isolate Uvic-CL-2024 chromosome 12, UVic_Ocla_1.0, whole genome shotgun sequence encodes:
- the LOC139421472 gene encoding ER membrane protein complex subunit 10-like isoform X1, translating into MASVPRSFLLLSIIPTILILCADFACCNTGRKTGDGLDTDFSGFSVPLEHSFEVDDLSRFRMRGALQLRGGRETSVSLSQSQLSEEDRNTLKEVAAVDGLYKIRVPRVSLTDRQTERQMDGYLTAFVRACSLVESHLSDVITLHTDVSGYLIGVSIVTIPGACRGTEVEDEVDLEAFNTTLTIIVPTNAPQPETALFIERMDIEHEKRGKPQEQKSFFAKYWMYIVPLVLFLMMSGAQDQSGGGAANGGGR; encoded by the exons ATGGCTTCAGTTCCACGGTCGTTTTTGTTACTGTCAATTATTCCCACAATACTTATATTGTGTGCTGATTTTGCGTGTTGCAACACTGGCAGAAAG ACTGGTGATGGGCTGGACACAGACTTCAGTGGATTCTCTGTCCCTCTTGAGCATTCCTTTGAAGTTG ATGATTTGTCTCGGTTCCGTATGCGTGGAGCTCTGCAGTTAAGGGGTGGGAGGGAGACCAGTGTGTCCCTCTCCCAGAGCCAGCTATCAGAGGAGGACAGGAACACTTTGAAG GAAGTGGCTGCTGTGGATGGTCTGTACAAAATCCGAGTGCCCAGAGTGTCtttgacagacaggcagacagagcgcCAGATGGATGGCTACCTGACGGCATTCGTCAGAGCG tgCTCTTTAGTTGAGTCCCACCTCAGCGATGTCATCACCCTCCACACTGATGTCTCTGGCTACCTCATCGGCGTTTCCATAGTGACCATTCCAGGCGCGTGTCGGGGGACAGAGGTGGAGGACGAAGTTGATCTGGAGGCCTTTAACACTACGCTGACCATCATAGTGCCTACTAATGCACCCCA GCCGGAGACGGCTCTGTTTATTGAGCGCATGGACATAGAACATGAAAAGAGAGGCAAGCCACAGGAGCAGAAATCCTTCTTTGCCAAATAT TGGATGTACATTGTTCCCCTCGTTCTCTTCCTGATGATGTCAGGAGCTCAGGATCAGTCCGGGGGTGGAGCAGCTAATGGAGGAGGCCGATGA
- the LOC139421472 gene encoding ER membrane protein complex subunit 10-like isoform X2, whose product MASVPRSFLLLSIIPTILILCADFACCNTGRKTGDGLDTDFSGFSVPLEHSFEVDDLSRFRMRGALQLRGGRETSVSLSQSQLSEEDRNTLKEVAAVDGLYKIRVPRVSLTDRQTERQMDGYLTAFVRACSLVESHLSDVITLHTDVSGYLIGVSIVTIPGACRGTEVEDEVDLEAFNTTLTIIVPTNAPQPETALFIERMDIEHEKRGKPQEQKSFFAKYWYLILGGAIFLMASSSAQPSAGGAEEQQS is encoded by the exons ATGGCTTCAGTTCCACGGTCGTTTTTGTTACTGTCAATTATTCCCACAATACTTATATTGTGTGCTGATTTTGCGTGTTGCAACACTGGCAGAAAG ACTGGTGATGGGCTGGACACAGACTTCAGTGGATTCTCTGTCCCTCTTGAGCATTCCTTTGAAGTTG ATGATTTGTCTCGGTTCCGTATGCGTGGAGCTCTGCAGTTAAGGGGTGGGAGGGAGACCAGTGTGTCCCTCTCCCAGAGCCAGCTATCAGAGGAGGACAGGAACACTTTGAAG GAAGTGGCTGCTGTGGATGGTCTGTACAAAATCCGAGTGCCCAGAGTGTCtttgacagacaggcagacagagcgcCAGATGGATGGCTACCTGACGGCATTCGTCAGAGCG tgCTCTTTAGTTGAGTCCCACCTCAGCGATGTCATCACCCTCCACACTGATGTCTCTGGCTACCTCATCGGCGTTTCCATAGTGACCATTCCAGGCGCGTGTCGGGGGACAGAGGTGGAGGACGAAGTTGATCTGGAGGCCTTTAACACTACGCTGACCATCATAGTGCCTACTAATGCACCCCA GCCGGAGACGGCTCTGTTTATTGAGCGCATGGACATAGAACATGAAAAGAGAGGCAAGCCACAGGAGCAGAAATCCTTCTTTGCCAAATAT TGGTATTTGATTCTGGGAGGTGCAATCTTCCTCATGGCCAGCAGTTCGGCACAACCCTCAGCAGGGGGAGCCGAAGAGCAGCAGAGCTGA